In Streptomyces alboniger, the following are encoded in one genomic region:
- a CDS encoding site-specific integrase gives MVDVGTDPATGKRKQLTRTFGRLKEAQAEYARITVRRNEGAFVSRNKMTVNEWLDQWLAKKAEDLEETTISTYRVTLDRVRGRLGHIRLQELSEDDVEAWMLWALREGRVRPTKAGPGLGVTSVEMSLTRLKEALNRAVARRLVAVNVAQEITIPRKVRKAERRAKAEVLPWSAAEVHSFVIAVKGDRLYAPLLLSLMGLRPAEVCGMRWADLDLDKATLAIANTRTLVGNKTVVEKDTKSLAGERDLPLPTLVKAALRNFKATQAAEKRAAGQAYEDSGYVLVDELGTPLNVRQLREQAYKVMAENALRRVRLYDARASCFTYLANNGVPDHLLARWAGHTDVRTTQRWYVKPDVEDLRSAADTWSGLTGPPTPVVREM, from the coding sequence GTGGTCGATGTCGGGACCGACCCAGCCACTGGGAAGCGTAAGCAGCTGACCCGTACCTTCGGCAGGCTCAAGGAGGCGCAGGCCGAGTACGCACGTATCACGGTCCGTCGCAATGAAGGGGCGTTCGTGTCGCGCAACAAGATGACCGTGAACGAGTGGCTCGATCAGTGGCTCGCCAAGAAGGCGGAAGACCTGGAGGAGACCACGATCTCCACCTACAGGGTGACCCTGGACCGTGTCCGGGGCAGGCTTGGGCACATCCGGCTCCAAGAGCTCAGTGAGGATGATGTCGAAGCGTGGATGTTGTGGGCTCTTCGGGAGGGCCGCGTACGCCCCACGAAGGCCGGTCCCGGTCTGGGGGTTACCTCGGTGGAGATGTCCCTCACGCGGCTGAAGGAAGCTCTCAACCGGGCCGTAGCGCGGCGCCTGGTCGCGGTGAACGTCGCCCAAGAGATCACAATCCCTCGGAAGGTACGCAAGGCTGAGCGGCGGGCCAAGGCGGAAGTGCTGCCCTGGAGTGCCGCGGAGGTTCATTCCTTCGTAATCGCGGTGAAGGGCGACCGGCTGTACGCCCCGCTCCTCCTGTCGTTGATGGGTCTGCGCCCGGCAGAGGTGTGCGGCATGCGTTGGGCCGATCTGGATCTGGACAAAGCCACCTTGGCTATCGCCAACACCCGCACGTTGGTGGGGAACAAGACCGTGGTGGAGAAGGACACGAAGTCGCTTGCTGGGGAACGAGATCTCCCGCTGCCCACTCTGGTCAAGGCGGCCCTCAGGAACTTCAAGGCCACTCAAGCAGCTGAGAAGCGGGCGGCGGGGCAGGCGTACGAGGACAGCGGGTACGTGCTGGTGGACGAACTCGGGACGCCGCTCAATGTGCGGCAGTTGCGTGAGCAGGCGTACAAGGTCATGGCCGAGAATGCGCTGCGGCGGGTCCGTTTGTACGATGCCCGCGCGAGTTGCTTCACCTACCTGGCAAACAATGGGGTCCCTGACCATCTCCTCGCCCGATGGGCGGGGCACACCGACGTCAGGACCACGCAGCGCTGGTACGTGAAGCCGGACGTGGAAGATCTTCGTTCGGCGGCGGATACCTGGAGTGGTCTGACCGGTCCCCCGACCCCTGTGGTGAGAGAGATGTGA
- the pcaC gene encoding 4-carboxymuconolactone decarboxylase, whose amino-acid sequence MSETTTKTLQYRFDGPEDAPVLILGASLGTTWHMWDRQIPDLTRHWRVFRFDMPGHGGAPAHPCGSVGELADRLLATLDGLGVQRFGYAGCAFGGAIGAELALRHPQRVASLALIAASPRFGTADEFRQRGVIVRSNGLDPIARSAPERWFTPGFAAAQPAITDWAVQMVRTTDPGCYIAACEALAAFDVRAELGRIGIPTLVLVGSEDQVTGQVEARTLVAGIPDARLAVVPGASHLAPVEQPAAVTDLLVRHFSTAWQAQDTQAAITPPPVKPVLSPPPVAPMAEIAAAEQPEAVVGPGRPDPYEAGIKVRREVLGDAHVDRALAAADDFSGDFQELITRYAWGEVWNRPGLDRRSRSCVTLTALVAGGHLDELAFHTRAALRNGLTPAEIKEVLLQAAVYCGVPAANSAFKVAQAVIREETTPPE is encoded by the coding sequence GTGAGTGAGACGACGACGAAGACCCTGCAGTACCGCTTTGACGGGCCGGAAGACGCCCCAGTCCTTATTCTGGGTGCTTCCCTCGGGACAACATGGCACATGTGGGACCGCCAGATACCCGACCTGACCCGGCACTGGCGGGTGTTCCGTTTCGACATGCCCGGGCACGGCGGGGCGCCCGCGCACCCCTGCGGATCGGTCGGCGAGCTGGCCGACCGGCTGCTCGCCACGCTCGACGGGCTCGGCGTGCAGCGCTTCGGGTACGCGGGCTGCGCCTTCGGCGGCGCCATCGGAGCCGAGCTCGCACTCCGGCACCCCCAGCGCGTCGCCTCGCTTGCCCTGATCGCCGCGTCGCCCCGCTTCGGCACCGCCGACGAGTTCCGTCAGCGCGGGGTCATCGTGCGCAGCAACGGCCTCGACCCCATCGCCCGCTCCGCGCCCGAGCGCTGGTTCACGCCCGGCTTCGCCGCCGCGCAGCCCGCGATCACCGACTGGGCCGTCCAGATGGTGCGCACCACCGACCCCGGCTGCTACATCGCGGCCTGCGAGGCCCTCGCCGCCTTCGACGTGCGCGCCGAGCTGGGCAGGATCGGCATCCCCACGCTGGTCCTCGTCGGCTCCGAGGACCAGGTCACCGGGCAGGTCGAGGCCCGCACCCTCGTCGCGGGGATCCCCGACGCCCGCCTCGCCGTCGTGCCGGGGGCCTCGCACCTCGCCCCCGTCGAGCAGCCCGCCGCGGTCACCGACCTGCTCGTACGCCACTTCTCCACCGCCTGGCAGGCACAGGACACCCAGGCGGCGATCACCCCCCCGCCCGTCAAGCCCGTCCTGTCCCCGCCGCCCGTCGCCCCCATGGCCGAGATCGCCGCCGCGGAGCAGCCCGAGGCCGTGGTCGGCCCGGGCAGGCCCGACCCGTACGAGGCGGGCATCAAGGTCCGCCGCGAAGTGCTCGGCGACGCGCACGTGGACCGGGCGCTGGCCGCGGCCGACGACTTCTCCGGCGACTTCCAGGAACTCATCACCCGCTACGCCTGGGGCGAGGTCTGGAACCGGCCGGGCCTCGACCGCCGCTCCCGCAGCTGCGTCACCCTCACCGCGCTTGTAGCCGGCGGCCACCTGGACGAGCTGGCCTTCCACACCCGCGCCGCGCTGCGCAACGGCCTCACCCCGGCCGAGATCAAGGAAGTGCTGCTCCAGGCCGCCGTCTACTGCGGGGTGCCCGCGGCGAACTCCGCCTTCAAGGTCGCGCAGGCCGTGATCCGCGAGGAAACCACACCCCCGGAGTAG